One part of the Chrysemys picta bellii isolate R12L10 chromosome 14, ASM1138683v2, whole genome shotgun sequence genome encodes these proteins:
- the CETP gene encoding cholesteryl ester transfer protein isoform X1 encodes MMAGLFVIPLALISTAVACTFEESSLNLTGIVCRMTKPAALVLNQQTAQVIQAAFRHATYPDISGEKSMTFLGKVAYGLTNIQINDLSIENSEVDFKEDDAIDIAIQNVTASFKGTLSYGYSGAWFVKLTHSIDFEIESSLDLQINAKLTCAKGRVAADTSDCYLTFYKLTLHLQGDKQPGWLKQLFTDFISFTLKLVLKGQVCKEINSLAQLLADFIQDRAANFLQDGAIGVDISLASFPVIKANYMESHHKGLLLYKNYSVVFNDSMFAPSLLSESKMLYFWFSDQVLNSLAMAAFLDERLVLTITGEELREMFEMEDTEAHQGIVQEIFQGTSYNDSLAKVWSLTPPQITLQPEGTIVKSSVAVELSIFSQGAEPTGVLYFEKEVTVTIQSAYVEKKLVLHLADSVIEPKVFKCALERAGDDRSLRHFLQKIISVAGIPEVISRIEPALTSLMNSKGLNLFEIKNPEIITKEGYLIIQLDFGFPHHLLVDFLKKTL; translated from the exons ATGATGGCCGGGCTCTTTGTGATCCCGCTAGCGCTTATCAGCACGGCAGTGGCTTGTACGTTTGAGGAGTCGTCCTTGAACCTCACCGGGATCGTCTGCAGAATGACCAAGCCAGCGGCATTAGTGC TGAACCAGCAAACAGCTCAGGTAATTCAAGCAGCATTCAGACATGCCACCTACCCGGATATCAGTGGGGAAAAGTCCATGACGTTTCTTGGCAAAGTGGCCTACGGGTTAACAAA CATACAGATCAACGACTTGTCCATAGAAAACAGTGAGGTCGATTTTAAGGAAGACGATGCCATAGACATTGCAATTCAGAACGTGACAGCATCCTTCAAAGGGACCCTGAGTTATGGCTACAGCGGGGCTTGGTT TGTGAAACTCACCCACTCCATTGATTTTGAAATTGAATCCTCACTTGATCTCCAGATCAACGCCAAACTGA CGTGTGCAAAGGGCCGGGTGGCGGCCGATACCTCGGATTGTTACCTGACGTTCTATAAGCTGACGCTCCATCTCCAGGGAGACAAACA GCCAGGGTGGCTGAAGCAGCTCTTCACAGACTTCATCTCATTCACCTTGAAGCTCGTTCTAAAAGGCCAG GTGTGTAAAGAAATTAACTCTCTGGCTCAGCTGCTGGCAGATTTTATACAGGACAGAGCAG caAATTTCCTCCAGGATGGGGCTATCGGAGTAGATATTTCACTGGCATCATTTCCAGTAATAAAAGCAAACTACATGGAATCGCATCATAAG GGTCTGCTTTTGTACAAGAACTATTCCGTCGTCTTCAATGACTCCATGTTTGCTCCATCTCTGCTCTCCGAGTCCAAGATGCTATATTTCTGGTTTTCAGACCAGGTCCTGAACTCTCTGGCCATGGCAGCTTTCCTGGATGAACGTCTGGTGTTAACGATCACAGGGGAAGAGTTAAGG GAGATGTTTGAAATGGAAGACACGGAGGCTCACCAAGGGATTGTGCAAGAG ATTTTTCAAGGCACTTCTTATAATGACTCGCTGGCTAAGGTCTGGAGTCTCACCCCTCCCCAAATTACCCTCCAGCCTGAAGGGACAATTGTGAAGTCATCTGTTGCCGTGGAACTCAGCATTTTTTCCCAAGGAGCAGAGCCCACCGGGGTGTTATATTTTGAGAAG GAAGTCACTGTCACAATCCAGTCTGCATATGTAGAAAAGAAACTGGTTTTGCATCTCGCTGACTCTGT GATAGAGCCTAAAGTTTTTAAATGTGCTTTGGAGAGAGCTGGG GATGACAGATCTCTTAGGCACTTCCTGCAGAAAATCATCTCAGTTGCGGGAATCCCAGAAGTGATTTCAA GGATTGAGCCAGCTTTAACTTCTCTGATGAACAGCAAAGGACTCAATCTATTTGAAATTAAAAATCCTGAGATCATCACAAAGGAG ggATACCTCATTATACAGCTGGACTTTGGCTTCCCACATCATTTGCTTGTAGATTTTCTTAAGAAAACATTATAG
- the CETP gene encoding cholesteryl ester transfer protein isoform X2, which translates to MNQQTAQVIQAAFRHATYPDISGEKSMTFLGKVAYGLTNIQINDLSIENSEVDFKEDDAIDIAIQNVTASFKGTLSYGYSGAWFVKLTHSIDFEIESSLDLQINAKLTCAKGRVAADTSDCYLTFYKLTLHLQGDKQPGWLKQLFTDFISFTLKLVLKGQVCKEINSLAQLLADFIQDRAANFLQDGAIGVDISLASFPVIKANYMESHHKGLLLYKNYSVVFNDSMFAPSLLSESKMLYFWFSDQVLNSLAMAAFLDERLVLTITGEELREMFEMEDTEAHQGIVQEIFQGTSYNDSLAKVWSLTPPQITLQPEGTIVKSSVAVELSIFSQGAEPTGVLYFEKEVTVTIQSAYVEKKLVLHLADSVIEPKVFKCALERAGDDRSLRHFLQKIISVAGIPEVISRIEPALTSLMNSKGLNLFEIKNPEIITKEGYLIIQLDFGFPHHLLVDFLKKTL; encoded by the exons A TGAACCAGCAAACAGCTCAGGTAATTCAAGCAGCATTCAGACATGCCACCTACCCGGATATCAGTGGGGAAAAGTCCATGACGTTTCTTGGCAAAGTGGCCTACGGGTTAACAAA CATACAGATCAACGACTTGTCCATAGAAAACAGTGAGGTCGATTTTAAGGAAGACGATGCCATAGACATTGCAATTCAGAACGTGACAGCATCCTTCAAAGGGACCCTGAGTTATGGCTACAGCGGGGCTTGGTT TGTGAAACTCACCCACTCCATTGATTTTGAAATTGAATCCTCACTTGATCTCCAGATCAACGCCAAACTGA CGTGTGCAAAGGGCCGGGTGGCGGCCGATACCTCGGATTGTTACCTGACGTTCTATAAGCTGACGCTCCATCTCCAGGGAGACAAACA GCCAGGGTGGCTGAAGCAGCTCTTCACAGACTTCATCTCATTCACCTTGAAGCTCGTTCTAAAAGGCCAG GTGTGTAAAGAAATTAACTCTCTGGCTCAGCTGCTGGCAGATTTTATACAGGACAGAGCAG caAATTTCCTCCAGGATGGGGCTATCGGAGTAGATATTTCACTGGCATCATTTCCAGTAATAAAAGCAAACTACATGGAATCGCATCATAAG GGTCTGCTTTTGTACAAGAACTATTCCGTCGTCTTCAATGACTCCATGTTTGCTCCATCTCTGCTCTCCGAGTCCAAGATGCTATATTTCTGGTTTTCAGACCAGGTCCTGAACTCTCTGGCCATGGCAGCTTTCCTGGATGAACGTCTGGTGTTAACGATCACAGGGGAAGAGTTAAGG GAGATGTTTGAAATGGAAGACACGGAGGCTCACCAAGGGATTGTGCAAGAG ATTTTTCAAGGCACTTCTTATAATGACTCGCTGGCTAAGGTCTGGAGTCTCACCCCTCCCCAAATTACCCTCCAGCCTGAAGGGACAATTGTGAAGTCATCTGTTGCCGTGGAACTCAGCATTTTTTCCCAAGGAGCAGAGCCCACCGGGGTGTTATATTTTGAGAAG GAAGTCACTGTCACAATCCAGTCTGCATATGTAGAAAAGAAACTGGTTTTGCATCTCGCTGACTCTGT GATAGAGCCTAAAGTTTTTAAATGTGCTTTGGAGAGAGCTGGG GATGACAGATCTCTTAGGCACTTCCTGCAGAAAATCATCTCAGTTGCGGGAATCCCAGAAGTGATTTCAA GGATTGAGCCAGCTTTAACTTCTCTGATGAACAGCAAAGGACTCAATCTATTTGAAATTAAAAATCCTGAGATCATCACAAAGGAG ggATACCTCATTATACAGCTGGACTTTGGCTTCCCACATCATTTGCTTGTAGATTTTCTTAAGAAAACATTATAG
- the HERPUD1 gene encoding homocysteine-responsive endoplasmic reticulum-resident ubiquitin-like domain member 1 protein isoform X3, which translates to MHATSVQLGSISDVCLRAVFGLWCFSQLLRTQLFLCEANFFWHLNAFDRLVTSIFCLLSKPEEDQKLIYSGKLLLDHLYLRDVLPQQETFHALHLVYHSKNLSKMKETNAQIAETNQQPKTVSGPGQDPSVVSSSDGLRQRETSCNQLSTGEASTRVEAAQHPHGVAPGYSAYTTYNILQMSWFQQIYARQYYMQYLAAVSADTSPTQRSQEIPVAPVAAPAPLPDAFPAQNLPGNHNAPPQLNAGANQNLQMNAQGGPLMEEEEEMNRDWLDWLYSATLFFVFVNIIYFYSSLSRFLMVMGGTVLMYLHHAGWFPFRRRPVHPLPNNVLPQAAINQDQNNNLQEENVGGEAEPEAVSDEGRALPENQQESPSFMNTAWLFFKTFFASLLPEGPPAVAN; encoded by the exons ATGCACGCAACTTCTGTTCAACTGGGGAGCATTTCTGATGTGTGTCTGAGAGCAGTGTTTGGCCTCTGGTGTTTCAGTCAGCTGTTACGTACACAGCTTTTCTTATGTGAAGCTAACTTTTTTTGGCATTTGAATGCATTTGACAGATTAGTAACCAGTATATTTTGTCTTCTCTCAAAGCCTGAAGAGGACCAGAAGCTGATTTATTCTGGGAAGCTGCTGCTTGACCACCTTTATTTGAGAGATGTGCTGCCCCAG CAGGAGACGTTTCATGCTCTTCATCTGGTGTACCATTCAAAGAATCTGTCAAAAATGAAAGAGACCAACGCGCAG ATTGCCGAAACCAATCAACAGCCAAAGACTGTTTCAGGACCTGGTCAAGATCCTTCTGTAGTTTCTTCAAGTGATGGCTTGAGACAAAGGGAGACTTCCTGCAACCAGCTTTCTACAGGGGAAGCCAGTACTAG GGTTGAAGCTGCCCAGCATCCCCATGGTGTGGCTCCTGGGTACTCTGCATATACCACCTACAACATACTACAGATGTCCTGGTTTCAGCAGATTTACGCAAGACAGTACTACATGCAATA CTTGGCTGCTGTTTCTGCTGATACATCACCTACACAAAGGTCACAAGAGATACCAGTGGCACCAgttgcagctccagccccacttcCAGATGCCTTTCCTGCACAAAACCTGCCTGGAAACCATAATGCCCCTCCTCAGCTTAATGCAGGGGCCAAtcagaatttgcaaatgaatgcCCAGGGGGGTCCTCtcatggaagaggaggaggagatgaatCGAGATTGGTTGGACTGGCTTTATTCGGCAACCCTGTTCTTCGTTTTTGTCAACATTATCTACTTCTACTCCAGCCTCAGCAGGTTCCTCATGGTTATGGGCGGCACAGTTCTGATGTACCT GCACCATGCTGGATGGTTTCCATTTAGACGACGGCCAGTTCACCCTCTTCCAAACaatgttcttccccaagctgcgatcaaccaggaccaAAACAATAACTTACAG GAGGAAAATGTAGGTGGAGAAGCTGAACCTGAGGCTGTTTCTGATGAAGGAAGAGCTTTACCAGAAAATCAGCAGGAGAGTCCTTCATTTATGAACACAGCCTGGCTTTTCTTCAAGACTTTCTTTGCATCGCTCCTGCCAGAAGGGCCTCCAGCCGTGGCCAACTAA
- the HERPUD1 gene encoding homocysteine-responsive endoplasmic reticulum-resident ubiquitin-like domain member 1 protein isoform X4: protein MHATSVQLGSISDVCLRAVFGLWCFSQLLRTQLFLCEANFFWHLNAFDRLVTSIFCLLSKPEEDQKLIYSGKLLLDHLYLRDVLPQETFHALHLVYHSKNLSKMKETNAQIAETNQQPKTVSGPGQDPSVVSSSDGLRQRETSCNQLSTGEASTRVEAAQHPHGVAPGYSAYTTYNILQMSWFQQIYARQYYMQYLAAVSADTSPTQRSQEIPVAPVAAPAPLPDAFPAQNLPGNHNAPPQLNAGANQNLQMNAQGGPLMEEEEEMNRDWLDWLYSATLFFVFVNIIYFYSSLSRFLMVMGGTVLMYLHHAGWFPFRRRPVHPLPNNVLPQAAINQDQNNNLQEENVGGEAEPEAVSDEGRALPENQQESPSFMNTAWLFFKTFFASLLPEGPPAVAN from the exons ATGCACGCAACTTCTGTTCAACTGGGGAGCATTTCTGATGTGTGTCTGAGAGCAGTGTTTGGCCTCTGGTGTTTCAGTCAGCTGTTACGTACACAGCTTTTCTTATGTGAAGCTAACTTTTTTTGGCATTTGAATGCATTTGACAGATTAGTAACCAGTATATTTTGTCTTCTCTCAAAGCCTGAAGAGGACCAGAAGCTGATTTATTCTGGGAAGCTGCTGCTTGACCACCTTTATTTGAGAGATGTGCTGCCCCAG GAGACGTTTCATGCTCTTCATCTGGTGTACCATTCAAAGAATCTGTCAAAAATGAAAGAGACCAACGCGCAG ATTGCCGAAACCAATCAACAGCCAAAGACTGTTTCAGGACCTGGTCAAGATCCTTCTGTAGTTTCTTCAAGTGATGGCTTGAGACAAAGGGAGACTTCCTGCAACCAGCTTTCTACAGGGGAAGCCAGTACTAG GGTTGAAGCTGCCCAGCATCCCCATGGTGTGGCTCCTGGGTACTCTGCATATACCACCTACAACATACTACAGATGTCCTGGTTTCAGCAGATTTACGCAAGACAGTACTACATGCAATA CTTGGCTGCTGTTTCTGCTGATACATCACCTACACAAAGGTCACAAGAGATACCAGTGGCACCAgttgcagctccagccccacttcCAGATGCCTTTCCTGCACAAAACCTGCCTGGAAACCATAATGCCCCTCCTCAGCTTAATGCAGGGGCCAAtcagaatttgcaaatgaatgcCCAGGGGGGTCCTCtcatggaagaggaggaggagatgaatCGAGATTGGTTGGACTGGCTTTATTCGGCAACCCTGTTCTTCGTTTTTGTCAACATTATCTACTTCTACTCCAGCCTCAGCAGGTTCCTCATGGTTATGGGCGGCACAGTTCTGATGTACCT GCACCATGCTGGATGGTTTCCATTTAGACGACGGCCAGTTCACCCTCTTCCAAACaatgttcttccccaagctgcgatcaaccaggaccaAAACAATAACTTACAG GAGGAAAATGTAGGTGGAGAAGCTGAACCTGAGGCTGTTTCTGATGAAGGAAGAGCTTTACCAGAAAATCAGCAGGAGAGTCCTTCATTTATGAACACAGCCTGGCTTTTCTTCAAGACTTTCTTTGCATCGCTCCTGCCAGAAGGGCCTCCAGCCGTGGCCAACTAA